The region AACCAAACCCATTGGTGTGTGACATCCGATCGGCATCACCTATCAATGGGTACCCGGCTCTGTGCTACTAAtattagttattgtttatatgtaaattatactgtgACTTTAGGCAGCCATGTTATACATCCCTCACCCCCTCAGCTGATTAAGTATCAGGACCAGCAAGCTCAAGCATTTTTGCATACAATAGACCATAAACccttatattaaacaatttaaaaaaatcactgctCTAACTGAAATTCAATATGAAGCAGTGTTAGCTGAGGTACATGCCAATATGGCTACTGATTTGGCTAAAATAAGTCTGTCCCGGACATCTGGTAAAGGTGGACCTGACTGGTTTGAATGGTGGAACATCTCGGGTAGGATTGCATCCTTGGGCTCATTTGTGTGCCTGATTATTGTACTCATCCTATTCTGGAGAATGCGGAGGAACATGCGCACCATACGAGAACGCAGACATCTGCAACATCAACCCCTGAGACCTGAACCCATCTACCAAAATGCTTTGAGCATTTAAGACATTAGGTCCCCAACAAGTGCTAGTAACCTCTGGTGGGGACCTGAAGATCAAGTCCTATGGTCTGTCTGACCTATGGTCATGGACCATAAGGGGGGACTGAAGGAACCAAATATTATAACttgatcaaccaacgatcatttgggtgcggttttacaatgtttcgtaaggaatttgtgaaaggaggggggatgggtggaatgtttcagtacaccattaggttgggtcagatgtccaggggcaggtGGGGggtggtagaagaagggcaatgcctgcttgcttgctaggtcctaaattccaggttgaagtgaacataaTAACCGCAATGGAGGGGGCGATCATTCCCCaaagctatcctctattggttgagtatatgagtttagggggtagggatggaagAATTGTCTGCTGTGTGCCAAATCCTGacaggagcagggaattttatgtaggaactatataaaccatgtatgtgctttaccccggcagaatacactattTACTGATGATGTGACTGTTATTCTctggagcgctctgtattttgatgaccactgcaataaacctttgatgcaacgatcggtgtgatcgattgtctctgatcacctctgcacttcattttgcgaccttACACAACTAAATATTTCACAGCCTACAAAGAGTGTGTTGGTATCgggggaaatatttttttttgcctttcttttaagtttgaatttataagacaaaaatactTATGTTATGTAAAATTGACGTTTTTGCTTTGTtacatttattgttgttgttaatagtAATCGTAATCTTAAGGCTGTATTAATAAGGttcgatgtgatcatgtgattggggtttTCAGATGAATGAGCTTGCCTTGCCAGTACAATGATGACGCTATTAAAAGCTGCGCACGCATGCCTGCACGGCTGGAGGATTCAAGCTGCAGATTTACAATGTTCGAAATATCGGCCCAGACTCCCTTACAGTTGGAGTGTACCTAGACTGCACTGTTGGCATTGCATAGTCTCTACTGACAACATTATGACACGTCCACAGATTCCAAATCACATTCACGGAGCCCCTCTATCAAGCTTGGCCCGGATTCCACTGTAAGGCCACCGCACACTTCTAGACCGGCCCGATAAGGCACCGTCGCGATTTTGTCGGTTTTGTGTGCGGCTGAAACCGAAACCGACGTGACAGGATACCAATGGATTTTGCAAACTAAGGAATCGTTCGTGTTGATGTCTTATCGGGTTGGTCTAGTGTGCGGTGGCTTTAACAGTCTTCCAGCTCAAATAGAAGACTTGTTTGtcttttaagaaaacatttttgatgtttttaacatttaacataattGACTGCAAACAAGTGCCCTAACATTTTGCTCAGGGTTGATTTTAGGGTCTTTGGTCAATAAATGGAGACTGATGGGTtgattttgtctgtctgtcttttagTCAAATTGCTGACCATGAGAACTGCCTGGATTTTGCATCAATCTTCACCACATTTTTATCATACATTCCTTGCCTCCTATAGATATTTAGTATTGTTTTTGGCTAtgactaaatatttaattttcaggTAGTTTTTGTGCTGGAAaattctgtataattctgtaaaatacacaaatagAAATGGGCCATATTAAGATTTTTACTCCAAAGTGCAAATTGCAGCAATCTTTGTGAACAGAAAatgaaactgttaatgttacaaaaagttACATTGAGAAGGTAATAACAACAATTTGAGTTCACAAAAAGGGTAGCACAGAATAGTTCCGACGCAAAAGGTTTGTCCATAGTCAAAGGGGACACttccatttgtttgttttctaaattgaAACTGTCAAATATCTATTAAGCAACTGATCCAGTGAGTCacagtgtatacattttaaatggtaatttACCTTGGTGTTACATCTCCTGTCTATATACAAGCACTTTTACGTTCTCCCTGTGGACAGGTTTGACCATGCACAGGTTTAGACTTTGTAGAGGTTTTCGGTAATATTTAAGGCTGCATATCCCTGGTGCAAGTCAGTTTCATTCAGATGTGCTAGACAACAGATCTGGCGGACTTTGGTAGTAGATGCTGGATACAGTGGTGGCAGGATCTTCTGTACCTAAGATGGCACCCATTCCAGATTATTCACAGGGAGCATGTCAAAATTCAGCACTTTCTGGTACATTGTcctacagcaatggccaaaagttttgcatcacctagaattttaggattgagacatcatttagaTCTTGTACTTActttcatgtaatcaaagaaactacaaaatgatataaagAAAGCCttaattgtagtacagtatttcatattagattttgaaatgtcacatttttcaatttttttcagttttaattaaagcatatggaaaacttcaaagtaatatataattcaatatgttaacacagcattactcagcaggtttcattcagtggctacctctaatcaagttgagtgtGCATTTCTCAGGCACTCTGCTGTCAGGAGAGACAGCAAAAAGCGAGAGAAGTGAGTTGGGTTTGTCACACAAAGAGTGCAAGAAAAGTACacactcaacttgattagagtTAGCCACCGAATACTTAAATATATTAGaattaattaaatctaaataaaacccAGCAAAAAGCTAATATTAACATACTTCATCTACTTATGTACAACCTgtagtttaaatgttttgaatatgTTGTCATTGCCATTCTGAGTgcagatctacactctcagcgaaattctaagtgtagttgctgctatcAGGTTCTAATGGGGACATGACTTCTAATGTAACCCAAAGTTTCATCCAACACGGGGCATTTATTTAGCACCAATAAGAGTTCTATGTGAAGACTGTCATTAGATTGGTTCTGTTTGATCATCTCAGATATACATAAAACTGTCACAAGATGGGCTGCACATCCTGTACATCTActgattgaaaaatatttttaccaATATCAGTTAGTTGGGATAGGATTGGTGGCTGCATGTGTACTGCAAACAGATTAGGACCATGCTCATGACCACAGAACAAAAGCAGATGATGCAGAAACAGATGGCAGGCATTCCtagcagacaaaatagatttccCCTCCTCATTGTTATCCATACTGCtgtttcacatcctagccttggaGGTGCTCTCCCCATCAAGGTACTTCTTAAAAAATGCCTGTATCCTGCCCCACAGGTCCACCTGCGCCTCCCCGTGGCTCTTGGGTTCCCCTCCCCAGACCACCGGAACACCAACCAGTAAATGCAGTGAAGAGGGGCAGTGAGGGAAGTAGGGAGGCTCTAGATAGTGCCCTGCTCTAGGGTACACTACCACCTCAAAGTTCTCCTTCCCGCATTCCCTGAGCCTCTTGGCTGCCTCTTCTGCAAAGAATGGGCTCTTCCAGTTCTGGTCGTCCTCCGCAACAACAAAGAGGAATCTGCACTGCGCTTGCTCGATCGGGATCAAGCTCTGGCGATTCTCTCCCTCAGCGGGGTTATTGAGGGTGTCCCTGATGTTTGCGATCCCAGACTTGGTTAAGATTAACCTGCTtgacttaaataacaagggaggGATAACCGTGCCCTTATAACGCAGGGGATAGAGCGTATTGGCATTGCAGCCGTTGATGCTGATGGTGGCGGAGATGCCAGGCAAGTAGGAAGCCATGGACAGCGCCAGGTCCCCACTTTTAGAAACTGCCAGGACACCTATACCAGGACCTTTCACCTGGAATAGAATACAGAGCATTAAGCACACCGCAAGAAATGAACCCTTGACGCATTACAGAACATTGGGCTGGATTTGCCACTTTGCTTAATTGGCTGTGTtggaaatgtaatatatacagtgaAATAAAGAGTAAGCACTGTACTATTCAGTGCCCCTTTCATAAAGAGTTTACAGTAAAAGCACTAAAATGTGCCATCTTCAATACTtccacacagcagtctgagaagCAAGAAAGGCCCAGAACAGGCTTCAGGCTGCAACTGTGTTCTGCTAGACTCCTGTTTTCCGTGGTTAAGGAGAGTGGATCTAAATACCTATAGCTAATTAAGATGAATAACTTAACAAGAATACATATTTAGACTAATGCTGTTTGGCCTTATACAGGAAATTGCTGCCTTCAAACCGCGCACAGGAATGCCTTCCCTGCAGTGTAATTAACTGAAAGAGTGAAGTGCATGTATGAAGCAGCACTTTATACTGTGGAACCAGTCATCAGACTGCATGCTCTTGGCTTCCACTTGCCCCATAATACCATTCCACAAACTTTGCTATGTAGAAATGAATTTGCAATTATGAAaactgtataattgtattacttttctttaaCAGTATGAAATGCCAAACTGGATTTAAGCCTTTTtctaagtgttacatttgaaatgtgtaatgcTATAATTAACTAACCGTTGCATAATAAAATAGCATTTGCTTTTCTGTTaaattgttctgactgtggtttcgtTGATGAATCAATAATTTTCTGTGGATTCCTCTTCTCTTCAAAGCCCCATTTAGTTAGAAGATTGATAGAATAAATTAAGTAAAAGAGTGACATCACAAATGTTTTAATTCTCGTAtcaggtggaacacaaatagcacggtctggTAACTGTTTAAGCTCTATAGCCTGAAGGTGGAGCACTGTATCTAGCACTTGATTACCACATAAGTGAATGCTGAATTTGTGCTCTAACTGCTGGACAAAGAGAAGgcgatgtgataccttttattggaccaactaaacaaattaaatcacaagcttttaagacctcaaaggtctcttctctcctactttcacctgaagagactATGATGTCTTAAAAGCGTGtgattatttagttagtccaataaaagggcTCAcgtctccttctctttgtctgtcattTCTGGACTGATACGGCTAGCATTTCATCTATGGAAAGTGCTCTAATTGAAGAATTATTAAATGTTGAACTACTTTGTTGTTGTGAAAAAAAGGTATTCTGGGCTAGATGtttgttttcataataaaaatatataatataatacaatgacACCAGGGCAGAATGATACATCATTGCTATCTGTATGGTGAGGACTGAGGACAGGTGATTGACTGTTTGTTGATATCACTAACCGTCTGGTTCAAAACATGCAAGACTGCAATTATTTTATCAGCTTAATCTCTGGAGTTTATACATGGTTTCCATTGCATGACATCTTTTTGATACAGTCATTTATAAACTGTtacaaaaagcaatacatttcatGCAGTCTTCATTTAAATACTCAAATGTTTCTCCCAGCACTCGACCAAACCACCACGCGTGTCCCCACCTGTGGATGTGTCCTGAGGAAGCTCACGGCCTCCTCAAAGtactccagctccagctccctTATGTCCTTGGGCAGGTCCTGGTAGCTATAGTAGGCGAGGGCCAGGACTGCAAACCCACGGCTGGCCAGCAGGCTGGCTCTGTACTCGGGCAGACCTCCCCCTGTCCCGTAGATGTCCAGGACCCCGGGAAAGGGGCCCCTGCCTGTGTGAGGAGAGGCACACCCCCCCCCTATATTACTACTATATATCAGCCTGGGAGGAAACCTCAATAGCGATGTCTCTATGTCAACGTTTCTCAAGctgatattatattaataataataataacaataataataatacctaaacATTGAACCTACAAAAGAAACCACACAAAATACTTTCAGTGCGGCACACACAAGGCAAGAGCTCTTGAACTTGAGCTACTCATCCACTCGTTTGCGGTTGCTGCAATACTAAGCATgtaatattataaatgtttattttaagcacaaagttgacattttctgcttcattttatgttaccatgggaaaaaaaatgtatgaaaatataAATTGCTTAAGTCATGTaagtttaattaacaaaatatttaaacttaaaaGGTT is a window of Polyodon spathula isolate WHYD16114869_AA chromosome 12, ASM1765450v1, whole genome shotgun sequence DNA encoding:
- the LOC121324829 gene encoding acyl-coenzyme A thioesterase 1-like, which codes for MYVGVVKNVVPLCFLKTMLFSPRCLSTAAACHSPVRVRVLPSPKCLFDEPVQVKVEGLSPNQEVVLRAKLTDERGELFQSSATYRADGIGEIDLSRSPALGGSFSGTEPMGLFWALTAKNAHKKLVKRDVRTPFLVDIEVHSDGDTEGQLLAKETNERGFLAEGVERLPVREGKVRATLFLPPGRGPFPGVLDIYGTGGGLPEYRASLLASRGFAVLALAYYSYQDLPKDIRELELEYFEEAVSFLRTHPQVKGPGIGVLAVSKSGDLALSMASYLPGISATISINGCNANTLYPLRYKGTVIPPLLFKSSRLILTKSGIANIRDTLNNPAEGENRQSLIPIEQAQCRFLFVVAEDDQNWKSPFFAEEAAKRLRECGKENFEVVVYPRAGHYLEPPYFPHCPSSLHLLVGVPVVWGGEPKSHGEAQVDLWGRIQAFFKKYLDGESTSKARM